The following coding sequences lie in one Moritella viscosa genomic window:
- a CDS encoding ABC transporter, ATP-binding protein, whose protein sequence is MIIASDIELLRGGKPLITNTSAKINSGQKVGLVGKNGCGKSSLFALIRHEISLDNGSLTYPSSWQVSSVKQETPALDRSAHDYVLDGDIEFRQLEADLAQAETADNGNKIAEIHGKLDAIGAYSINARCSELLSGLGFTEDKQQLPVQSFSGGWRMRLNLAQALLCRSDLLLLDEPTNHLDLDAVIWLDKWLKQYDGTLMLISHDRDFLDAIITKIIHVEDQKLNEYTGDYTSFEKQRAEKLSQQQSMFEKQQREVAHMQSYIDRFRYKASKAKQAQSRIKAMERMELISAANADSQFSFSFLKPDALPLPLLTMEDVCAGYGDTSILDNIKLNLVPGSRIGLLGRNGAGKSTLIKLLSAEMEPLKGTLEVNPNSKVGYFAQHQLEFLRLDDTPLQHMVRLAPEKTELELRKYLGGFGFIGEKALDIVRPFSGGEKARLVLALIVWQKPNLLLLDEPTNHLDLEMRHALSVALQGFEGAMVVVSHDRHLLRSTTDELYLVHDKKVLPFDGDLDDYHRWLSEQQKVEKQAVQVINTGVNSAQAKKDQKRKAAELRKLTQPVRKQIEKLDKQLETLGDKLTAVEVQLSETSIYEDQNKAKLKTALGDQAKFVVAIEDAETTWMDLNEQLEEMIEESEQA, encoded by the coding sequence ATGATCATAGCTAGCGATATTGAACTTCTGCGTGGCGGCAAGCCGCTTATTACGAATACCAGTGCCAAAATCAACTCAGGTCAAAAGGTAGGTTTAGTCGGTAAGAATGGTTGTGGTAAATCCAGCCTATTCGCCCTTATTCGCCATGAAATTAGTTTGGATAACGGTAGTCTAACCTATCCAAGCAGCTGGCAAGTCTCGAGTGTGAAACAAGAAACGCCCGCGCTTGATCGTAGTGCCCATGATTATGTGCTGGATGGTGACATTGAGTTCCGTCAATTAGAAGCTGACCTTGCACAAGCTGAAACAGCGGATAACGGTAATAAAATAGCTGAAATCCATGGAAAGCTAGATGCGATTGGTGCTTACAGCATTAACGCCCGTTGCTCTGAACTCTTATCGGGCTTAGGGTTTACGGAAGATAAACAACAACTGCCAGTACAAAGCTTCTCGGGTGGTTGGCGTATGCGTTTAAACTTAGCACAGGCGCTATTATGTCGTTCTGACTTATTGCTACTGGATGAACCAACCAACCACTTGGATTTAGATGCGGTTATTTGGTTAGACAAATGGTTAAAACAGTACGATGGTACATTAATGCTGATCTCACATGATCGTGACTTCCTCGATGCCATTATTACTAAGATCATTCACGTTGAAGACCAAAAGCTAAACGAATATACAGGTGATTACACCTCGTTCGAAAAGCAACGTGCCGAGAAACTATCACAACAGCAATCTATGTTTGAAAAGCAACAACGTGAAGTTGCTCATATGCAAAGCTACATCGATCGTTTCCGCTACAAAGCATCAAAAGCTAAACAAGCACAGAGTCGTATTAAAGCGATGGAGCGTATGGAGCTTATTTCTGCGGCCAATGCCGATTCACAGTTTAGCTTTAGCTTCTTAAAACCCGATGCCCTGCCACTCCCGTTGTTAACAATGGAAGACGTATGTGCAGGTTATGGCGATACCTCAATTTTAGATAACATTAAATTGAATCTCGTCCCGGGCAGTCGCATTGGTCTACTCGGCCGTAACGGCGCAGGTAAATCAACACTGATTAAATTATTGTCTGCTGAAATGGAACCGCTCAAAGGCACACTCGAAGTTAACCCCAATTCAAAAGTAGGTTACTTTGCCCAGCACCAATTAGAATTTTTACGCTTAGACGATACGCCATTGCAACACATGGTACGTTTAGCGCCAGAAAAAACTGAATTAGAACTGCGTAAATACCTAGGCGGTTTTGGTTTTATCGGTGAAAAAGCGTTAGATATTGTGCGCCCATTCTCGGGTGGTGAAAAAGCACGGTTAGTACTAGCGCTGATCGTATGGCAAAAACCAAATCTATTGCTGCTTGATGAGCCAACCAACCACTTGGATTTAGAAATGCGTCACGCGCTGTCAGTGGCCCTACAAGGCTTCGAAGGCGCGATGGTTGTAGTATCACATGATCGTCACTTATTACGCTCTACGACCGATGAGCTGTACTTGGTACACGATAAGAAGGTATTACCCTTTGATGGTGATCTGGATGATTACCATCGCTGGTTAAGCGAACAACAAAAAGTTGAAAAGCAAGCCGTACAAGTAATCAATACAGGTGTCAACAGTGCGCAAGCAAAGAAAGATCAAAAGCGTAAAGCGGCTGAATTACGTAAACTAACGCAGCCAGTACGCAAGCAAATAGAGAAGCTAGATAAACAGCTAGAAACCTTAGGTGACAAGCTAACTGCCGTTGAAGTACAGTTAAGTGAAACCAGTATTTATGAAGATCAAAACAAGGCTAAGCTAAAAACCGCATTAGGCGATCAAGCGAAGTTTGTTGTAGCGATTGAAGACGCTGAAACCACATGGATGGATTTAAACGAACAACTTGAAGAAATGATTGAAGAAAGCGAACAAGCTTAA
- a CDS encoding putative exported protein, with product MKLYRSSLLSIILLCSSLLLLSLQPAQAQRVPASVYSRYVSLTTAFAKMSAQDDKQSKAKIESNNILIKDITDFYQQQRDHSIERQLLASNLQLQVLLMQQDYQQGYQVVSQLLSLSLELEQQLTFQQLAAQLAASLTAKTVATKGQESKSWNLVEKHLNAWFSLVDKFDDKQRTKYKITTAKQARNAALLAQAYYLQDKLTAALSPAKRAYKLVPKNESYLKLLLALLQRLEQHKPLNKYLEIAVVDFPKSKDYWERLAYSYLTLEQNKSALSTLAITRNQGFLSAQGYRVLASLYLQQQQPRLAAAVYLEGADKHLLNQDKAYFKGLSNAWLMARERSKALAVLAQAKSAGIKLAKQDQQQAQLLYLEARWSEAELAYAALLDRSVKGEDKKTLLMTDKWRLLLAVSQIEQGKKAQAKDNLQLLQTKQYQGYSKGWLAQL from the coding sequence ATGAAGCTATACCGTTCATCATTGTTATCTATTATTTTACTGTGTTCGAGTTTATTGTTGTTATCATTACAGCCTGCGCAAGCACAGCGAGTACCTGCGTCTGTTTATAGCCGTTACGTTAGCTTAACAACTGCCTTTGCTAAAATGTCTGCACAAGACGATAAGCAAAGCAAAGCCAAGATTGAATCTAACAATATTTTGATTAAAGATATCACTGATTTTTATCAACAGCAGCGTGATCACTCGATAGAACGTCAATTGCTGGCCAGTAATTTACAGCTGCAAGTTCTGCTTATGCAGCAAGATTATCAGCAAGGCTATCAGGTGGTGAGCCAGTTATTAAGTTTATCGCTAGAACTTGAACAACAATTGACATTCCAACAACTCGCAGCGCAGTTAGCCGCGTCGTTAACAGCAAAAACTGTCGCGACGAAAGGACAAGAAAGCAAGTCGTGGAACTTGGTCGAAAAACACCTTAATGCTTGGTTTTCATTAGTAGATAAATTCGATGACAAACAACGCACCAAATATAAAATCACGACAGCTAAACAAGCCCGTAATGCCGCATTATTAGCGCAAGCGTATTATTTACAAGACAAGCTAACCGCAGCGTTATCTCCAGCAAAACGTGCTTACAAACTTGTGCCAAAGAATGAATCTTATCTTAAATTATTGTTAGCTTTATTACAGCGTTTAGAACAGCATAAACCGCTTAATAAATACCTTGAAATTGCGGTCGTCGATTTTCCTAAATCGAAAGATTATTGGGAACGTCTGGCGTATAGTTACCTGACTTTAGAGCAGAATAAATCCGCGTTATCGACATTGGCGATCACCCGTAATCAAGGTTTTCTCTCGGCACAAGGTTATCGGGTATTAGCTTCGTTATACCTGCAGCAACAACAGCCTCGATTAGCCGCAGCTGTGTACTTAGAAGGCGCGGATAAGCACTTACTTAACCAAGATAAAGCCTATTTTAAAGGTTTGAGCAATGCGTGGTTAATGGCGCGTGAGCGCAGTAAGGCACTCGCTGTTTTAGCTCAAGCTAAATCCGCTGGCATTAAGTTAGCCAAGCAGGATCAACAACAAGCCCAGTTATTGTATTTAGAAGCACGTTGGTCAGAAGCTGAATTAGCGTATGCCGCATTGTTGGATCGTAGTGTTAAGGGAGAAGATAAAAAAACGTTACTTATGACAGATAAATGGCGACTTTTATTAGCCGTCAGCCAAATTGAACAAGGTAAAAAAGCACAAGCGAAAGATAATTTACAACTGTTACAGACCAAACAATACCAAGGTTACAGTAAAGGTTGGCTAGCGCAGCTGTAA
- the tonB gene encoding TonB protein, which yields MLQLQQRGSKRFRLIALVLAVLVNISLAGLIYSLTIGGNKAAVNDPITINFRQFTDSNVEEQHVTPELEVIPEPKPQQDMVALPQSIQPSFDVQNINLNSSITLSALSMPTFDVSPQLIDVTSHIQPQVEVTPTVETNVEQTAVGEPEISFAKILRKTEPQYPYKAKRLRIEGYVLLHILINDDGRAEEIKVIEEKPRGYFAKTSRKAVRRWLFEKAPVGTEVWKKWRMSFELE from the coding sequence ATGTTGCAGTTGCAACAGCGGGGAAGTAAGCGCTTTCGTTTAATCGCACTAGTACTGGCGGTACTGGTTAATATCAGTTTAGCAGGACTTATTTATTCCCTCACAATTGGCGGGAATAAAGCAGCGGTGAACGATCCGATCACGATCAACTTTCGTCAGTTTACTGATTCGAATGTGGAAGAACAGCACGTTACCCCTGAGTTAGAGGTGATCCCTGAGCCGAAACCACAGCAAGATATGGTCGCACTGCCACAATCGATACAGCCGAGTTTCGATGTGCAGAACATTAATTTAAACAGCAGCATAACCTTGTCTGCGTTATCAATGCCAACCTTTGACGTATCACCGCAACTTATCGATGTCACAAGCCATATTCAGCCCCAAGTAGAAGTTACGCCCACAGTAGAGACTAATGTTGAACAAACTGCGGTTGGTGAGCCTGAAATTAGTTTTGCAAAAATATTACGTAAAACTGAACCGCAATATCCGTATAAAGCCAAACGCCTCAGGATTGAAGGGTATGTGTTATTACATATCTTGATTAACGATGATGGTCGTGCAGAAGAGATTAAGGTTATCGAAGAAAAACCACGGGGTTATTTTGCTAAAACATCACGTAAAGCGGTACGTCGTTGGCTGTTTGAAAAAGCCCCTGTAGGTACTGAGGTGTGGAAAAAATGGAGAATGAGTTTTGAACTTGAATAA
- the exbD gene encoding TonB system transport protein ExbD has protein sequence MRTRFSRSNSDALTVDLTPMIDMVFILLIFFLVTASFNKMNAIDIQRPDGATNDMQGAVSLVVSIDAESGVWIEGEPVDIRKLRSRVKTLSGGDHTSVMLNADRTVDTGRLIEVLDQIRLAGVDNVAVATAGK, from the coding sequence ATGAGAACGCGATTTAGCCGAAGTAATAGTGATGCGCTCACTGTTGATTTAACACCTATGATTGATATGGTGTTTATTTTACTTATCTTTTTTTTAGTGACTGCATCGTTTAATAAAATGAATGCGATTGATATTCAACGTCCTGATGGCGCGACCAATGATATGCAAGGGGCGGTCAGTTTAGTTGTGTCTATTGATGCTGAAAGTGGTGTTTGGATTGAAGGTGAACCCGTCGATATTCGTAAATTACGGAGTCGCGTAAAAACCTTGAGCGGTGGTGACCATACTTCGGTGATGTTAAATGCCGATCGCACGGTTGATACCGGTCGTTTAATTGAAGTATTAGATCAAATTAGATTAGCTGGGGTGGACAATGTTGCAGTTGCAACAGCGGGGAAGTAA
- the exbB gene encoding TonB system transport protein ExbB — MSGFIDFLSNASVIFWVIMLLSVVMWWTIARCYLQYALQYPVLSLHYQREWAQWQGQSHLLAVAVRDGFISELQSQLTRKLIFIKTLTGVLPLLGLLGTVDGMIDNFSVLSDSLGVSELFSSGIAQALLTTLAGLVTGLSGLFFCHSLNKRANLLTLDLAQKLVVKGI, encoded by the coding sequence ATGTCTGGCTTTATTGATTTTCTTAGCAATGCGTCGGTGATTTTTTGGGTCATCATGTTGTTGTCGGTGGTGATGTGGTGGACGATAGCACGTTGTTATTTACAGTATGCTTTGCAATATCCGGTGCTATCACTGCATTACCAACGCGAATGGGCGCAGTGGCAGGGACAATCTCATTTACTTGCGGTCGCGGTGCGCGATGGCTTTATTTCTGAATTACAAAGTCAGCTCACTCGTAAGCTTATTTTTATTAAAACCTTAACCGGGGTTTTACCGTTATTAGGGTTACTGGGTACGGTCGATGGCATGATTGATAATTTTTCCGTGTTGTCTGACAGTCTCGGTGTATCGGAATTATTTAGTAGTGGGATTGCCCAAGCATTATTAACTACGCTAGCGGGATTGGTGACAGGGTTATCTGGTTTGTTTTTTTGTCATAGTTTGAACAAACGGGCGAATTTATTGACCTTGGATCTCGCCCAAAAATTAGTTGTTAAAGGGATATAA